CTCTTATAGCTGGGTGAATTTGAGTACTGTAGCGCCTTTGCACAGGCAGCTTCCAGCCTCTGCGGACTCTTTTTCTCCGCGAGCTTCAAAAGACCCATGCAGGCTCTGTAAGACTGTTGTTCCACCCTGCCGGAGGTAAGAAGGCCGTCTACGACCTTGTATGTATTGATTCCGATTGTTTCCGCCCATCTGCGGAAACGGTCGCCGTTCCATTCCAGATATTTCTGGTGATCCGGAGGCATATGTTCGAGGACGGTGGAATACTGCCCGGAACGTCCGTAAAGACGCTTGTGGGAAGCGATCCGCCGGTGGTCCTTGAAAACTTCAATAGTTGTATCTGTTATCCGCACATCGACCTTATCTTTGATATACTGGTAAGGCACAGAGTAGTACATCTTATCTACTG
The window above is part of the Sphaerochaeta sp. genome. Proteins encoded here:
- a CDS encoding IS21 family transposase, with the translated sequence VSTWITAALRNEQFFSLTELNQEIRRKLKKYNEANFEKKEGSRLSLFLEEEKPLLAALPATRFELAEHRTATVQFNYHVAVDKMYYSVPYQYIKDKVDVRITDTTIEVFKDHRRIASHKRLYGRSGQYSTVLEHMPPDHQKYLEWNGDRFRRWAETIGINTYKVVDGLLTSGRVEQQSYRACMGLLKLAEKKSPQRLEAACAKALQYSNSPSYKSIKNILATDKSISEPTAEEPADDSAQYGITRGARHYGGNRS